The Pukyongia salina genome segment CAGGTTGTGAAGGTAGAATTAAATTTGGCCTTTGCAAGAAAGAAAACCCTGGCCTGATCTGTTTTCATGAAAAGAAGGTAAAATTGTCTTTAGGAATTATTGAAATTCCCTGGCAGCACCATAACAGGCATAAAAAAAACCCCGAATTAACGGGGTTGTAGGTTTTAGAATCCAACTTCTGGATCACTAGCAGAAGGAGGTTTTTTTCTTGTACTTTTTGGATTACCCATCTTTGGATCAGACTCGTTTCGTTTTCTCATCTCTTCGCCAATTTGATTGCTCGCAACAAAGGAAGCGATCATATCGTTGAGCATATTGCTTCCTGCCTGAGGTGAATTAGGCAGCAGAATGAGATTAGTGTTGGTTTCCTCACCAATCGATTGTAAGGTGTCGTAATGCTGAGTTACCACGATCAGGGCCGATGCTTCCTGGGAGTTTATCCCAACATTATTGAGCACATCCACACTTTCCTCCAATCCACGGGCGATCTCACGACGCTGGTCTGCAATTCCCTGGCCCTGTAATCTTTTACTTTCTGCCTCTGCACGAGCCTTGGCGACGATCTTTATCCGTTCGGCTTCGGCCTCATATTCGGCTGCGACTTTCTCACGTTCGGCCGCGTTAATTCGGTTCATAGCGGCTTTTACCTGTACATCCGGATCTATATCTGTAACCAGGGTTTTGATAATGTCGTACCCGTAATTGATCATGGCATCGTTTAGCTCTTGCTTAACAGCTATTGCGATGTCGTCCTTGCGCTCGAACACATCGTCCAATTTCATTTTTGGCACTTCGGCACGAACCACATCGAAAACATAGGATGTGATCTGGTCGTGGGGATTCTGTAGTTTATAAAAAGCGTCGTATACCTTTTCTCGCAGAACCTGGAACTGCACGGATATCTTCAACTTCACAAATACATCATCCTTTGTCTTGGTTTCTACAAGAACATCCAGCTGTTGGATTTTTAAGTTTACTCGTCCCGCGATGCGCTGTACGATAGGGATCTTGAACTGCAGGCCAGAATTACGAATGCTGCTAAACCTACCAAAATTTTCTATTAATGCTGCTGTTTGTTGTTTCACAATAAAAAACGAAGAGAGCAACAGAAAGAATAAAAAGATTCCAAACGGAATCAAGAATATATAAAAACCACCCATATCAATTGAAATATTAAATTAAAAACACCGTTGAAGATACGAATTAAAAGCTACTTTTACTGCCCAAATTTGATACCCCGCTTATGAGTCTAAAAAACCTCACTTTCGTTACTTTCACACTTCTTTTCACATTAAATATTCACGCTCAACGAAATTTCGACAGCTACAACAGGCTCGGACTTCAGGCCGGAATGACAATGTTCGATATCAACACCACAGACCTCACCACTCGCCGCGGGGAGGGCTTTATGGGTGGGTTTACAACCCGAGGCTCCTTTTACGAGGCTTTCGATCTTATATATGGGATCAATTTTTTTAGCAATAACATAGAAATTCTTGCAGTAAATGCCGGTGGAATTAGCCCCCAGCCCATTGAAGAATATCTGGATTACAGCCTACAGGCCGTACAGATCAATTTTCTGGGAAGCCTCAACATAGTTAAACACCACCTAAGCCTGGAATTTGGCCCGGTGCTCAATGTAAACGGAAAGCTTAAGCTAAAAGATGAAGACACCTACGGAAACTATATCCTGGAAAATGACGACCTTATTTTAAGGGCTAACCAGATCGAAGATATTTCCAAAGTAAATTTTCGGGTAATGGGCGGTCTCACTGTAGGACTTGAGAGTTTCAGGTTGTGGGGTCAATACCAGTATGGAGTTACTAATATGCTTAAAAACCTAAATGATAAAGGACTTCCGAAAACAGACTTTAAAGGTAATAGCAGCACTCTTATCTTTGGCCTTGTTTTCTATTTTTAGGCCATAAATTTTATAGCGGCTTTTATCCTTTTCACGCTTTCTGATTTCCCCAGAACAGCAATTATATCGAAAACATCAGGGCCTTTCATCTCACCAACCAGGGCAAGACGTAAGGGCATCATAACCTTTCCAAATCCAATCTCATTATCGCTAATCCACCCCTTTATTCTTTCTGAAATGTTTGGGGCAGAAAAATCCTGAACCTCGTACAGCAGCTCGGTTATTTTCGCTAAAATTTCAGGGCTATCCTCCTTAAATGCTTTTTTCGATGCTTTCTCATCATAACCTGAAGGCGCTTCAAAAAAGAAACTGCCCTGCTCCCAAAGATCCGCAACAAAAGTTGCGCGCTCCTTTATTAGCGACACGATCTTGTTAACATCAAGGATATCCAATCTTTCAGCGGCAATTTCTTTCGGCTTCAACACCTGCTCAACAAATTGTTCGGTTAAAACACCCTCATCCATTTGCTGCAGGTAGTGATGCTGGAACCACTTTGTCTTCTCAGGATCGAATTTCGCACCTCCCTTGTGTACCCTGTTCAGATCAAAAGCTTCCACTAATTCATTTAAGCTAAAGATCTCCTGCTCTGTACCTGGATTCCATCCCAATAACGCCAGCATATTTACTACAGCTTCTGGCAGGTATCCCTCTTCTCTATACCCTGAGAAAGCTTCTCCAGATTTCGGTTTCCATTCCAGCGGGAATACCGGAAATCCTAGTTTCTCACCGTCGCGTTTACTTAGTTTACCTTTTCCAACGGGCTTCATGATTAGGGGGAGATGAGCAAATAGAGGGGCCTTCCAGCCGAAGGCATCGTATAGCATTTGATGTAAAGCCAGAGACGGTAACCACTCTTCCCCACGAATCACGTGACTTATGTCCATAAGATGGTCGTCTACAATATTGGCCAAATGATACGTAGGCATACCATCACTTTTAAACAACACCTTGTCGTCCAGGGTGTTGGTGTCTATGGTGATATTGCCCCTGATGATATCATTGAGATGCAACTCCTCGTCCTTAGGAGATTTAAATCTAATCACGTAAGGCTCTCCCGATGCTATTCTCTTTTGGGTTTCTTCTGAAGTAAGGGACAGGGAATTATTAAGTTTTTCCCTGTTGTGCCAGTTATATATAAAGGTTTTCCCTTTGGCTTCATGGTCTTTTCTGTGGCTGTTGAGCTCTTCCGAAGTGTCGAAAGCATAATAGGCCTTTCCTTCGTCGATAAGTTGGTTGGCGAATTCGACATACAGGTGTTTGCGTTCGCTTTGTCGATAGGGTCCATATGCGCTTTCTGTGCCGGGGCCTTCGTCAAAAGGAATTTGCAGCCATCGTAACGAATCTACTATATAATCTTCTGCACCATCGACAAAACGGCCTTGATCTGTATCTTCAATGCGAAGAATAAAATCCCCCTGATGTTTTTTAGCAAATAAATAATTGAATAAAGCAGTTCTCACACCACCAATATGAAGAGGTCCTGTTGGACTGGGAGCAAAACGCACACGTACTTTCTGAGCCATTATAATTTCCGAATTTGCCTGCAAAGATACAATCTATGGATGCATTTCCACAGCAATTCCAGGAAGCATCACTAAAATTATCGGGATTTGAAATAGGATGTCTTTTCTGAAGAAAATTCCGGCCAGTGATTCTGCAGATTTTTTGGATTGATTTTTGAGGTTTCCTTAACAGAATAAAATTGTATTTTAGGAGTTTCTGAATCTAGGTAGCAGGCACAATGAGCACATTCAGTATAATTCAGCAAAAGCTGGAACAATTCATTAGAAAGTATTACACCAACGAACTTATCAAGGGTGCTATACTGTTCTTTGCTATAGGCTTGCTGTATTTTCTGGTAACCTTACTTGTTGAATATTTTCTTTGGCTGGACCCTTTGGGCCGAACGGTCCTCTTTTGGTTGTTCGTAGGTGTTGAAGCCGCCCTTTTCTTTCGTTTTATTGCCTTTCCGCTGGCACGATTGTTTAATCTTCAGAAAGGGATTACCCATGAAGAAGCCTCACGGATCATTGGAAATCATTTTCCACAGGTGAGCGACAAGCTATTGAATGTAATTCAGCTAAATCAAAATCAACGGGAATCGGAATTACTAATGGCGAGCATAGATCAAAAAGCATCGCAGTTACAACCGGTACCCTTTAAAAGCGCGATAGACTTCAGGAAAAACGCTAAATATTTGAAATATGCTGCTATTCCGGTTGTTATTTTCACCTTAATAAGTGTGTTGGGCGATAAGGATATATTCTCCAGCAGTTATGAAAGGGTGGTAAATTACGACACTGCCTACGAGCCTCCCGCTCCTTTTTCTTTTATCGTTTCAAATGATGAGCTCAAAGCAATAGAGAACAAACCATTTACTGTAAAGATCAGGACCGAAGGCGAAGTGATCCCTGAAAATGCCAGTATAAGTTATAATAACGAAACCTACTATTTACAACAAACAGCTCCCGGGTTTTTTGAATATACCTTCCTTCAGCCATCCAATGCAATCGATTTCAGGCTTCAGGCAAATAAGGTTGTTTCCAGAGAGTATACCATAGACGTGGTAAAAACTCCTTCCATGCGGGCGTTTGAAATGTTTCTCGATTACCCCGCCTATACGGGCAAACGAGATGAGGTCTTAAAGAGCACGGGTAATGCTACTATACCCGAAGGCACTAATGTTTCCTGGCGGGTGAACACCCTTAACACATCGGCCGTAGCCCTGAAAACCAGGGACACCATTATAGAATTTGGTATATCGGAGGCGGAGAAAGGTTCTAACTCTGAACAACAATACGAACACAGCCAAAGAGTTTACCGAAAACTTGATTACGCTATTACAACTTCTAATGAAAATTTAAGAGAGTATGAGAATCTATCATTTACTCTGGGCGTGATCAAGGATGAATACCCCGATATAGAGGTGCAATCTAGACAAGACTCCACCCATACGCAGGTAGTTTATTTCCTGGGGCAGATAAGCGATGATTATGGTCTTACCCGCCTTCGGCTGGTGTATTATCCCATAGGATCTGAGGAAGAGGCACAAACAGCTCCATTGCCGGTAAATAAAACAACTGTAGACCAATTTGTTTACACTTTTCCGGGGCAGTTACTCCTGGAAGATGGGGTTGCCTACGAATATTATTTTGAGGTGTTTGACAATGACGCCATACATAACTTTAAATCCAGTAAGAGTGGCGTTTTTTCCTTTCGGAAGTTAACAAAAGACGAGGCCGAGAACGAACAACTTCAGAATCAGGAAAATACTATAAAGGATCTCAATAAAACGCTGGACGAGCTCAAGCAGCAGGACAAAACACTGGAGGAGCTAAGTAAGATTCAGAAAGAAAAAAAAGAACTAAACTGGAACGATAAGAAGAAGCTTGAGAACTTTATAAAACGGCAGAAGCAGCAGGAGGAAATGATGAAGAATTTCTCTAAAGAAATGAAAGAGAATCTTGAGAATTTTCAGCCGGAGAATGAAGAAAAGGACCCCTTCAAAGAGCAGCTGGAAAAAAGACTTGATGAAAATGAAGAACGTTTGAAAGAGAACGAGAAGCTGTTGGACGAACTGGAGCGGTTGCAGGAAAAGATCGAGAAGGAAGAACTTACAGAAAAGCTGGAGAAACTGGCAAAGCAAAATAAGAACCAGGAAAAGAACCTGGAGCAATTGCTGGAGCTAACCAAGCGCTATTACGTTACTAAAAAGGCGGAAAAATTAGCCGAAGAGATCTACAAATTAGGGGAGGAACAGGAGAAGCTGGCAGATAAGCCTGAAGAGGAAAATACGAAGGAAGCCCAGGAAGAACTCAATGAAAAGTTCGATGAGTATAAGAAGGAAATGGAGGAGCTTCAAAAGGAGAATGAGGGATTAAAATCACCCATGGATATTCCGCAGGACAAGTTGGGCGAAAAGAAAGTGGACGAAGAACAGCAAAAGGCCACCGAAAGCCTTCAGAAACAAGATCAGCAAGGCGCAAAACCGAGTCAGAAAAAAGCCGGACAAAAGATGAAGCAGATGGGGCAGCAGATGCAAGCACAAATGATGCAGGGCCAGATGCAAACCATATCGGAGGATGTAGATATGCTTCGGCAGATTTTGGACAATCTCGTTGTTTTTTCTTTCGAGCAGGAAGCGCTCATGGAAGAATTCAAAGTAACAGATTACGGCAATCCTGTATTCGGTAAAAAATTAAATGTACAGAACGACCTAAAGCTGAACTTCCAGCATATTGATGATAGTTTGTTCGCCTTATCTCTACGGCAGCCATTAATAAGTGAAGTTATAAATGAGTCTATTACCGAGGTGCAGTACAACATCGATAAAGCCATGGAACGCCTGGCCGAGAACCAGATGCGGCAGGGAATATCCAATCAACAATACAGTGTTACTGGCGCAAACGAGTTAGCGAATCTGCTTAGCGATCTGCTCAATACAATGCAAAATCAGATGATGATGCAGGGCCAGGGACAAGGTCAGGGTCAGGGACAAGGGCAAGGCCAGGGGCAAGGTCAGGGACAGGGATTTCAACTCCCCGACATTATAAAAAAACAAAAAAGCTTGTCTGAACAGATGCAACAGGGAATGGGGCAAAAACCCGGTAAGGCTGGAGAAGGCGAAGGCGAAGAAGGCGGTGAAGGGAAAGGCGAGAATGGTGAAGATGGAAAGGAAGGAAATGACGGAAAGGGCGATGGTGAACAGGGTGGAGAAGGAGGAAAATCCGGTGATGGCAAAGGAGGAAATAATGGTGGCGGCAATGGAGACAGTGATGGTGAAGGAGGCGAAGGTGATAATGAGGACATGAACGGTTTATTGTACGAAATTTATAAAGAGCAGCAACAGCTTAGGCAGCAATTGGAAGATAGATTGAGCAAGGAAGGATTAAAAGGGAAAGGTGGCGATATCTTGCGAAAAATGGAAGGTGTGGAGCAACAACTATTGGACAAGGGCTTTAATCAAAGAACCCTGCAACAAATGTTGAATTTACAGTATGAATTGCTGAAACTCGACGAGGCGGATTTTGAACAGGGACAGGAGAGCAGAAGAGAATCTGAGACTAATAGGACGAAGTACCAGAACACACTTCGCCTTAGCCCCGAGGAAATTAAAAAGTACTTCAATACTACCGAGATCCTTAACCGTGAAGCACTCCCACTCAAACCGGAGTTTAAGGAAAAAGTGCAGTCTTATTTTAAGAAGAATAATGGTTAGTTTTTATTCTGAAAATGATTTTTCCTTATCAAATGAAAAGGATGTTACTGGCTGGATTGGTTCTGTGATAACATCCGAAGGCTGTGAAGAAGGAGAGATTACATTTGTTTTTTGTGGCGATGAATATTTACTAGATTTAAATCAAAAGTATTTAGATCATGACACCTATACCGATATTATTAGCTTCGATTATTCCTTAGGAAAAGAACTACACGGAGAGATCTATATTTCTACAGACAGGGTAGCAGAAAATGCGACCAGTTTCAAAGTTTCATTCACAGACGAATTGCATCGTGTTATTATTCATGGGATCCTGCATTTGTGCGGTTACAAGGATAAATCTTCACAGGAGGAATCTATGATGCGTAAAAAGGAAAATGAGGCGCTAAGTTCTCGTAATTTTGTCTAGGGGCTTGATATTCAGGTTTTTAAGTCTTTAACTCCCTGATTAATAGTTATTTAACTATCTTTGCGCACTATTTTTTATAATTTATAATGTTCCACGTGGAACAAAGAGCAACAATGTTTGAAAAGGAATATGATGTTATTGTAGTTGGGGCCGGGCATGCAGGATCTGAAGCGGCAGCTGCAGCAGCCAACATGGGCTCCAGCACCTTATTGATAACTATGAATCTGCAAAATATTGGACAGATGTCATGCAACCCTGCTATGGGCGGAATTGCAAAAGGCCAGATAGTTAGAGAGATCGATGCGCTGGGCGGATATAGTGGGATCATTTCAGATAAAACGGCAATTCAGTTTAAAATGCTGAATAAGTCGAAAGGACCTGCCATGTGGAGCCCCAGGGTTCAGAGCGACAGAATGCGTTTTTCCGAAATGTGGAGATTGATGCTAGAACAAACACCAAATTTGGACTTTTACCAGGAAATGGTGTCTGGTTTGTTGGTGGAGAATAACAGGATAGTTGGGGTTAAGACTTCTCTTGGATTGGAAATAAGATCTAAAACAGTTGTGCTTACCAATGGCACCTTTCTAAATGGACTAATACATATAGGTGAAAAGCAATTTGGTGGCGGACGCGCAGGAGAAAAAGCGGCAACAGGAATTACTAAGGATCTTGTTGAGCTTGGGTTTGATGCCGGTAGAATGAAAACCGGAACCCCACCAAGAGTGGACGGCAGATCATTGGATTTCTCTAAAATGATCATTCAGCCCGGTGATGATGACCCTCAGAAATTTTCATACCTTGACATCACCCAGCCTCTTAAAGAACAGCTTGCTTGCCATATGTCTTATACTTCCGAAAAGGTTCATGATCTATTAAGGGAAGGTTTTGACAGATCACCTATGTTCAATGGAAGAATTAAAAGTATTGGCCCCAGGTACTGTCCGTCGATAGAAGACAAGATCAACAGATTTGCCGATAAAGACAGACACCAATTATTTGTAGAACCGGAAGGGTGGAATACGGTAGAATATTATGTAAATGGATTTTCCACCTCCCTCCCGGAAGATGTGCAGTTTAAAGCATTAAAAGAATGTGACGGTTTTGAAAACGTAAAATTCTTTAGACCGGGATATGCGATAGAATACGATTACTTTCCCCCCACACAACTTAAACACACCCTAGAGACGAAACTCGTAGAAGGATTATTCTTCGCCGGACAGATCAATGGAACTACCGGTTACGAGGAGGCAGCCTCTCAAGGATTGATGGCGGGCATGAATGCGCATTTAAAAGTAAAGGAGAAGGATCCTTTTATCTTACAGCGAAATGAGGCCTATATTGGAGTTTTAATAGACGATTTAATCACAAAAGGCACGGAAGAGCCTTATAGAATGTTTACGTCACGTGCAGAATATCGAACCTTGTTAAGACAGGATAATGCAGATTTCAGACTTACACCTCGCTCTTTCGAGTTGGGGCTCGCTTCAGAAGAACGGATGAGGACCATGGAAAAGAAGAAAGAACGATCCGATGCATTTGTGCGCTTTTTTAAAGAAACCAGTGTAACCCCCGAAGAGGCTAATCCGTTATTGAAGGCTAATAATTCGGCAGAAGTGAAGCAAAGCGATAAGATGTTCAAATTGTTTTCTCGTCCTGAGATGGACATGGAAGACATGAAGAAAATTAAAGCTGTTTCAGAATATATTTCAGAAAATAACCTGGATACAGAAGTGCTTCAACAAGCAGAGATTCAGATTAAGTACGCGGGTTATATCGAAAAGGAGAAAAACAATGCAGATAAGTTAAATCGACTTGAGGGGATTAAGATCCCGGCCAATTTCGATTATACCAAACTTAAATCCCTTTCGTATGAGGCTATGGAAAAGCTGAAGGCCATACAACCGGCTACGGTTTCACAAGCCAGCAGAATAAGCGGAGTCTCCCCCAATGATATTTCAGTATTATTAGTTTATATGGGTCGTTGAACAATTGTTCCACGTGAAACATTTTAAAAGAATTAAAACTTGGAACGAGATAATTTAACCGAATATCTATCTACAAAGGATTTTCTCGTTACCGGAGAAACATTCCACCTGATGTACGATAAGGAGCTGGATATGCTTTGTACATCGCCACAACCTAACTCTGAAAATTTGAGTCGGTATTACGAAAGTGACGCCTATATTTCCCACACCGATTCTGGCAGAGGTTTGCTCGCAATGCTCTATCAAACCGTTAAAAAATATTCCCTTAAGAAAAAAACAGGGCTCATAAAAAAAATTAATAAGAAGCCAGGATCTTTACTGGATATTGGCGCGGGAACTGGTGCGTTTTTATATGCTGCAAAAAAGAATGGATGGAAAATAGATGGGGTAGAGCCCAACGAAAAGGCGAGAGATTTAGCAACTGAGAAAGGAATAGAATTGTTACCCGCCCTGGATGATATTGAAAATAAGCAGTACGACGTTGTAACCCTATGGCATGTGTTGGAGCACCTCCCGGATCTAGACAACGTTGTTGGTAAAATTTCAGATCTTGTGAAGCCGGGTGGAAATCTTGTAATTGCCGTACCCAACTTTAAATCGTACGACGCAAATTATTATAAAGAGTTCTGGGCCGCCTATGACACACCCAGACATCTGTGGCATTTTTCGAAAATTGCGGTGAAGAAAATATTTAAAGAAGATTTTCAATTGATAGAATGCAAACCCATGATGTTCGATTCGTTTTATGTAAGTCTGCTGTCTGAGAAATATAAAAACGGACGTTCATTTTCCCTAGGCGCAATTTTCACAGGTCTGCGGTCGAATCTTAGAGGCTTTAGGACCAAAGAATACTCTTCGCACATTTATCTCTTCAGAAAACATCAATAAGGCCATTTTAAGCCATTTTAAGCGCATTTTGTTATATAAGCGGATAGGAATGAGGAGAAGTTTGAAATGCAGGCTCAAAGCCTGTAATTTAGCCCGCTTTAATATAGATAGAAACTACCCAATACAATTTAACGATAAGTTTATCTTATACCAGCTCCTTTTTATGAATGAGCCTGGTTAGCTTGATCGAAAGATCACTAAAAATAATCTTTGCGTTTCCATTTCTTTCAATATGATAAATTGCCTCTTCCAATTCGTGCATGATCTCGAATATGTTATTCTGATGCACAAAAGGGGCAAATTTATCCAGGGAGAAGGATTCTTTTTCGGCTTCGAAATAAAGCAGAGAATCTGCCGAATAATTCTTTAACATCGCCTGGCGGAAAACCTCTATACAATACGAAAGGAACTTCTTTTGGGTTTCACGCCCCTGAGAAGCCAGATGCTCGCTCCATATTAACAGCTCACTAATTGAGGATTTGTTACCCTTGGCCTTGAACGCCATCCGAACCCAGCTAACAAACCAGTTCTCGAACTCAAGATCGTCTGCGTTGTGTTCAAGTATATGAAGCGCCTTGTTGTAGTCGCCGGCCGATCTATGTGCAATCCTCCTGGCCAAATTTAACTCAACTCCTTTTATATCAATTAGTTGCGTAGAGATGTCTTCTTCAGACAACAAGGGAAAATAAAGCTTTTGGCAACGCGAATGAATAGTAGTAAGCAGTGATTCTTCATTTTCGGTAAGGAGAATCAACACTGTTTTTTCTGGTGGCTCTTCTACGATCTTTAGGATCTTGTTAGAGCAGGCTGTATTCATTTTTTCAGCCATCCAGATGATCATGATCTTATATCCTCCTTCGTAAGATTTAAGGGAAAGGGTTTTCATCATCTCGGAGGCCTCATCTACATTAATGGTCCCTTGTTTGTTCTCTATTCCCAGTAGTTGTAGCCACTCAAATAGTGAGCCGTACGGATTGGCTTTAACAAACTCCCGCCATTCCTCGAGGAACTGATTGGAAACGGCGTGTTTTTTTACAGTATTAGTAGTATTGACCGGAAATATAAAATGTAGATCAGGATGTGTGAGTTTTGCTACCTTATTTTCACATGCAATGTATTCAGGGCTTCCTTTTTCGTATCGCGCGCATAATAGTGCCCGGGCGTAAGCAATAGCCATAGGTAGCAGACCACTCCCCGTATTCCCCACAAATAGTTGAGCGTGCGGCACACGTCCGTTCTCGATCGTTTTACTGAAGTAGTTTTTTAGATGATTATGGCCAATGACTTCCCTGAACTCCATACGCAAAACTACACTTTTTTTACTTCGGAAAGTAAGCCCCGAATGAACTATATTTGTGACCTCAATCTCACCTCATGAAAACAGTAAACGACGTTAATTTTAAAGATAAGAAAGTATTAATTCGTGTAGATTTCAATGTCCCGCTCAACGAGGCTATGGAAGTAACAGACGACACTCGTATAAAAGCTGCTAAACCTACCATTATCAATGTGCTGGAGAGTGAAGGCAGCTGTATCCTGATGTCACACCTGGGCCGTCCTAAGAACAGGGAGGATAAATTTTCTCTGAAACATATTGTAGACGCCGTAAGCGATGTTTTAGGAGTGCAGGTTAAATTCGTTGAGGATTGTATTGGTGAGAAAGCCGAAGCGGCAGTTGCCGAGCTTGAATCTGGTGAGATCCTGCTTTTGGAAAACCTTAGATATTATGAAGAAGAGACCAAGGGAGACCGGGAGTTTGCAGAAAAACTTTCCAAACTGGGAGATTATTACGTAAACGATGCGTTTGGTACTGCCCATAGAGCCCACGCCTCAACGGCTATTATTGCAGATTTCTTTCCCAATTCGAAATGCTTTGGGCTCCTACTCGCTTCCGAAGTAGAAAACCTTAACAGGGTTCTTAGGTCTGGCGATACCCCGGTAACCGCAATTATTGGCGGTGCTAAGGTTTCCTCGAAGATCACCGTGATAGAGAATATACTTGATAAAATAGACCACTTAATCATTGGTGGCGGAATGGCGTTTACGTTCATCAAGGCTCAGGGAGGTGAGATTGGAAGCTCTCTGGTTGAGGATGATAAGCAGGATACTGCCCTGGACATCCTTCGATTGGCAGAACAAAAGAATGTGAAGGTGCATCTGCCTTCCGATGCGGTAATAGCCGATGGCTTTAGCAATGACGCCAACACCAAAATAGCTCCGGTAAATGCGATCCCCGATGGTTGGATGGGCCTGGATGCCGGACCAGACACCAACGCTACTTTTGCAGACGTGATCGCAAACTCTAAGACCATTTTATGGAATGGCCCCGTAGGAGTTTTCGAAATGGAAAAATTTTCTAAAGGGACCATTGCGTTGGGGATGGCTATTGTCGAGGCTACCGGGAATGGGGCTTTCTCGCTCGTTGGCGGAGGCGATTCGGTAGCCGCCGTGAAGAAATTTCAAATGGACGAGAAGGTGAGCTACGTATCTACGGGAGGCGGAGCCATGCTTGAAATGCTGGAAGGCCGAACCTTACCGGGGATAGAAGCTTTATTAAAATAAAGACCGCATCCTCTTCGTTAGAGTATGGCGACTGTGTTAAAAATTTGCCCAATCGCCTCATTTATGTATTTTTAGAAAAATTTTTATGCAGCCCAATCGCACAATTTTTATGAAACCTACTTTATTTCTCCTGATGTTTTTTTGCTTCGGAAGTTACCTGTCCTATAGCCAGGAAGGGCGATCTCTGGATTCACTTCAGAAGAAAACCATACAGATAACAGATTCCATCACCATCCCGGTTAAAGTGGGCGATCTCGTAGAAAATACTGTTGTTACCAACATGAAGGACACAGTGGTTTTTGCTCTTAGCGACATGGAATCTGCAAGACTAATAGATAGTTTATGGCTGAAGGAACTGTACAGCACCGGGCGTTTTGAAGAGATGTATGGCGCCATTTTAAACGAAGATTACAGCCCGGTTGAATACGAAGAATTACCTACAGAGGTATTAAAACAACGCCTTGAGGAACTCAACGCCCGAACCCCTTTCAATGTAGAATATAATCCATCCCTGGAAAGTGTTATTAGAGGGTATTTAAAGAATCGCCGCAGGACCATGGCAAAACTAATGGCCTTGAGCGACTACTATTTCCCAATGTTCGAGGAACAGCTTGACAAACACGGCCTGCCACTGGAAATGAAATATCTAGCCATCGTAGAATCTGCCCTGGATCCACGCGCAAAATCGAGGGTTGGCGCTACAGGATTGTGGCAGTTTATGTACAGTACCGGCAAGATGTTTGGCCTGGAGGTGAATTCGTATGTTGATGAACGATCAGACCCCATTATGGCTACTGAAGCT includes the following:
- the mnmG gene encoding tRNA uridine-5-carboxymethylaminomethyl(34) synthesis enzyme MnmG; amino-acid sequence: MFEKEYDVIVVGAGHAGSEAAAAAANMGSSTLLITMNLQNIGQMSCNPAMGGIAKGQIVREIDALGGYSGIISDKTAIQFKMLNKSKGPAMWSPRVQSDRMRFSEMWRLMLEQTPNLDFYQEMVSGLLVENNRIVGVKTSLGLEIRSKTVVLTNGTFLNGLIHIGEKQFGGGRAGEKAATGITKDLVELGFDAGRMKTGTPPRVDGRSLDFSKMIIQPGDDDPQKFSYLDITQPLKEQLACHMSYTSEKVHDLLREGFDRSPMFNGRIKSIGPRYCPSIEDKINRFADKDRHQLFVEPEGWNTVEYYVNGFSTSLPEDVQFKALKECDGFENVKFFRPGYAIEYDYFPPTQLKHTLETKLVEGLFFAGQINGTTGYEEAASQGLMAGMNAHLKVKEKDPFILQRNEAYIGVLIDDLITKGTEEPYRMFTSRAEYRTLLRQDNADFRLTPRSFELGLASEERMRTMEKKKERSDAFVRFFKETSVTPEEANPLLKANNSAEVKQSDKMFKLFSRPEMDMEDMKKIKAVSEYISENNLDTEVLQQAEIQIKYAGYIEKEKNNADKLNRLEGIKIPANFDYTKLKSLSYEAMEKLKAIQPATVSQASRISGVSPNDISVLLVYMGR
- a CDS encoding class I SAM-dependent methyltransferase, whose translation is MERDNLTEYLSTKDFLVTGETFHLMYDKELDMLCTSPQPNSENLSRYYESDAYISHTDSGRGLLAMLYQTVKKYSLKKKTGLIKKINKKPGSLLDIGAGTGAFLYAAKKNGWKIDGVEPNEKARDLATEKGIELLPALDDIENKQYDVVTLWHVLEHLPDLDNVVGKISDLVKPGGNLVIAVPNFKSYDANYYKEFWAAYDTPRHLWHFSKIAVKKIFKEDFQLIECKPMMFDSFYVSLLSEKYKNGRSFSLGAIFTGLRSNLRGFRTKEYSSHIYLFRKHQ
- a CDS encoding DNA polymerase III subunit, with protein sequence MEFREVIGHNHLKNYFSKTIENGRVPHAQLFVGNTGSGLLPMAIAYARALLCARYEKGSPEYIACENKVAKLTHPDLHFIFPVNTTNTVKKHAVSNQFLEEWREFVKANPYGSLFEWLQLLGIENKQGTINVDEASEMMKTLSLKSYEGGYKIMIIWMAEKMNTACSNKILKIVEEPPEKTVLILLTENEESLLTTIHSRCQKLYFPLLSEEDISTQLIDIKGVELNLARRIAHRSAGDYNKALHILEHNADDLEFENWFVSWVRMAFKAKGNKSSISELLIWSEHLASQGRETQKKFLSYCIEVFRQAMLKNYSADSLLYFEAEKESFSLDKFAPFVHQNNIFEIMHELEEAIYHIERNGNAKIIFSDLSIKLTRLIHKKELV
- a CDS encoding phosphoglycerate kinase, coding for MKTVNDVNFKDKKVLIRVDFNVPLNEAMEVTDDTRIKAAKPTIINVLESEGSCILMSHLGRPKNREDKFSLKHIVDAVSDVLGVQVKFVEDCIGEKAEAAVAELESGEILLLENLRYYEEETKGDREFAEKLSKLGDYYVNDAFGTAHRAHASTAIIADFFPNSKCFGLLLASEVENLNRVLRSGDTPVTAIIGGAKVSSKITVIENILDKIDHLIIGGGMAFTFIKAQGGEIGSSLVEDDKQDTALDILRLAEQKNVKVHLPSDAVIADGFSNDANTKIAPVNAIPDGWMGLDAGPDTNATFADVIANSKTILWNGPVGVFEMEKFSKGTIALGMAIVEATGNGAFSLVGGGDSVAAVKKFQMDEKVSYVSTGGGAMLEMLEGRTLPGIEALLK